A genomic stretch from Lepisosteus oculatus isolate fLepOcu1 chromosome 7, fLepOcu1.hap2, whole genome shotgun sequence includes:
- the LOC102697304 gene encoding tripartite motif-containing protein 16-like, with the protein MFPIQDRRNTLQPDTPLWLKTIQRPRDFNPGGRTPEERGASDRWQDLVIKALSRSASLSRSSWDSSHIPLHVFQAAPELCPKLPLPEALGCSRKLHTGTYFLSNRPPSRSPALGSKMAEANVSVAQDQFSCSVCLDTLKDPVSLPCGHSYCMGCIKSHWDQDDRTGVYSCPQCRQTFSPRPVLGRNTLLAEVVEKLRKRGSSTPLPPPAHSPAGPGDVLCDFCSRRKMRAVKSCLVCLASYCQTHLQPHYEAPAFKKHRLTSVSRHLQEICPDHQKLREVYCRTDQTCVCLLCSDKDHRSHDTVSTETERAEKQKQLGATQRQTQQRLEEREKELQELRQAVESLRSSGRRAVEDSERVFNELVRSVLRLGSQVKEQIEAGEREAVGQTERHIEELEQEIAELRRRDAELSQLSHTEDHIHFLQTFQALSSLWPGVSRKAPVSAESTFGAVRRLVSELKELTEDLCRQSLVRIADAVKIPQPKPPAPPGREEFLKHACQLTLDPNTAHRHLCLSEGNRRVTWSREPQQYPDHPERFDHWQQVLCREGLSGTRCYWEVEWSGGCVAIGVMYRGISRKGRNVPSHLGHNDQSWSLCCSGSSCSFWHNKEKTAVAAPPSSRIGVYVDHRAGTLSFYSVSTALSFYQRLWSLYSAPETMSLLHRVQTTFSEPLYAGFMVGSDCSLSLPQLG; encoded by the exons ATGTTCCCAATTCAGGACAGGAGGAATACCCTACAGCCGGACACGCCCCTGTGGTTGAAAACAATCCAGCGTCCCAGAGATTTCAATCCAGGTGGCAGAACTCCGGAGGAGCGGGGAGCAAGCGATCGCTGGCAAGACCTTGTGATAAAAGCCCTGTCCCGCTCTGCCTCTCTCTCGCGATCCAGCTGGGACTCCTCTCACATTCCGCTCCACGTTTTCCAAGCAGCTCCTGAACTCTGTCCAAAACTCCCACTTCCTGAAGCTCTGGGCTGCTCCAGGAAGTTACACACAGGCACATATTTTCTTTCAAACCGCCCCCCCAGTCGCTCTCCGGCTCTGGGCAGTAAAATGGCAGAAGCTAATGTCTCAGTGGCTCAGGACCAGTTCAGCTGCTCCGTGTGTCTGGATACTCTGAAGGATCCAGTGTCTCTTCCCTGTggacacagttactgtatgggCTGTATTAAGAGTCACTGGGATCAGGACGATCGGACTGGAGTCTACAGCTGCCCCCAGTGCAGACAGACCTTCAGCCCAAGGCCTGTTCTGGGCAGAAACACCCTGCTGGCTGAAGTGGTGGAGAAACTGAGGAAGAGAGGCTCCAgtactcctcttcctcctcctgctcacagtCCTGCTGGCCCCGGAGATGTGCTGTGTGATTTCTGCTCCAGGAGGAAGATGAGAGCTGTGAAGTCCTGTCTGGTGTGTCTGGCCTCTTACTGTCAGACTCACCTCCAGCCTCACTATGAAGCTCCTGCCTTCAAGAAGCACAGACTGACCTCTGTCAGCAGACACCTGCAGGAGATCTGTCCAGATCATCAGAAACTGCGAGAGGTTTACTGCCGGACGGACCAGACCTGCGTCTGTCTGCTGTGCTCAGACAAAGACCACAGAAGCCACGACACTGTGTCCACTGAGACTGAAAGAGCTGAGAAACAG AAGCAGCTGGGGGCGacacagagacaaacccagcagagactcgaggagagagagaaggagctgcaggagctgagacaggctgtgGAGTCACTCAGA AGCTCGGGGCGGAGGGCAGTGGAGGACAGCGAGCGGGTCTTTAACGAGCTGGTCCGCTCGGTCCTGAGGCTCGGCTCCCAGGTGAAGGAGCAGATCGAGGCCGGCGAGAGGGAGGCGGTGGGTCAGACCGAGCGCCACATCGAGGAGCTGGAGCAGGAGATCGCCGAGCTGAGGAGGAGAGACGCTGAGCTGagccagctctcacacacagaggatCACATCCATTTCCTCCAG ACGTTCCAggccctctcctctctctggccTGGAGTCTCCAGGAAGGCGCCCGTGAGCGCGGAGAGCACGTTTGGGGCGGTCCGACGCCTGGTTTCGGAGCTGAAGGAGCTCACCGAGGACCTCTGCAGGCAGAGCCTCGTCAGGATCGCAGACGCAG TTAAGATCCCCCAGCCGAAGCCTCCAGCGCCCCCGGGGAGAGAGGAGTTCCTGAAGC ATGCCTGTCAGCTCACACTGGACCCCAACACAGCGCATAGACACCTCTGTCTGTCTGAGGGGAACAGGAGGGTGACCTGGAGCAGGGAGCCCCAGCAGTACCCCGATCACCCCGAGAGATTCGACCACTGGCAGCAGGTGCTGTGCAGAGAGGGGCTGTCCGGGACTCGCTGTTACTGGGAGGTGGAGTGGAGTGGGGGGTGTGTGGCTATCGGAGTCATGTACAGGGGAATCAGCAGGAAGGGACGGAATGTTCCCAGCCATCTCGGACACAACGACCAGTCCTGGAGTCTGTGCTGCTCCGGGTCCAGCTGCTCCTTCTGGCACAATAAGGAGAAAACTGCAGTAGCTGCCCCTCCCTCCTCCAGGATAGGGGTGTATGTGGATCACAGGGCCGGAACTCTGTCGTTTTATAGCGTCTCCACGGCCCTGAGCTTTTATCAACGACTGTGGTCCCTGTACAGCGCCCCTGAAACCATGTCCCTCCTCCACAGAGTCCAGACCACGTTCTCGGAGCCCCTGTATGCTGGCTTCATGGTGGGGTCAGACTGTTCCCTCTCCCTGCCACAGCTGGGGTAG
- the LOC138240712 gene encoding golgin subfamily A member 6-like protein 26 yields MASGSLQQADEDATALTIVERLGDMLPLEELWRGQEETARWLHIAYLSLHDFPDVEAELRQNAVSCRQQQSLASNLISKFKATGYQILEDLIPQVRDAVELQDAELALDTIEMAKNWTAEMKEEATNTRDRYQKIIMDVNKNISTAKKKKQEVISEKQSLEQKAKMATEQKKLIEEKKGKYEEERKKVEEELASSKKKAKTLEEKHIKDDIDDDSRDPLTELLCPEPKTRRQKRKGGGGVLGFLGVTKIVEIMCDTEGKEREQDRKDREEVREQITKQREEMLKLSSSETSAAEEMIEKQAILEKLKNAQDMMGDESSLLTVVQHLAQVDAQLQRCIDFWEKMDSVLSLLSQKTEKGNPYLKKVEDERYRVKYLKTLDGSEKFWKAFGALCGRYVQITSGVEGKNLYAFLDGRADIMTKEERKKTIETLAEQLGGTAAPAIQSQ; encoded by the exons ATGGCCAGCGGCAGCCTGCAGCAAGCGGACGAGG ACGCGACAGCCCTGACGATCGTTGAGAGGCTGGGCGACATGTTGCCTCTCGAGGAGCTCTGGAGAGGACAGGAGGAGACCGCCAGGTGGCTCCACATCGCGTACCTGTCTCTCCACGACTTCCCCGACGTGGAGGCCGAGCTGAGACAGAACGCAGTTTCCTGCCGGCAGCAGCAGAGCCTTGCTTCCAACTTGATTAGCAAG TTTAAAGCAACAGGTTATCAGATTTTGGAGGATTTAATTCCACAAGTGAGAGACGCCGTTGAGCTCCAGGATGCTGAACTGGCTCTGGACACCATTGAAATGGCAAAGAACTGGACAGCAGAAATGAAAGAAGAAGCTACAAACACCAGAGACAG ATATCAAAAGATTATCATGGACGTCAATAAAAACATCAGTACAGCGAAAAAGAAGAAGCAGGAGGTGATCTCTGAGAAACAAAGCCTGGAGCAGAAAGCCAAAATGGCCACAGAGCAGAAAAAACTGATAGAAGAGAAAAAGGGGAAATACGAAGAGGAAAGAAAGAAGGTCGAAGAGGAACTGGCTTCTTCCAAAAAGAAAGCTAAAACACTGGAAGAAAAACACATCAAGGATGATATTGATGATGATTCACGTGACCCGCTGACAGAGCTTCTGTGTCCAGAACCAAAAACAAGACGACAGAAGAGGAAAGGAGGAGGGGGCGTATTGGGGTTTCTTGGAGTCACTAAAATTGTGGAAATCATGTGTGACACAGAGGGTAAAGAAAGGGAACAGGACAGGAAAGACCGAGAAGAAGTGAGGGAGCAGATCACAAAGCAGAGAGAAGAGATGCTCAAGCTGTCCTCTTCAGAGACCAGTGCAGCAGAGGAGATGATTGAAAAGCAGGCAATACTGGAGAAGCTGAAAAACGCACAAG ACATGATGGGGGATGAGAGTTCTCTCCTCACTGTGGTCCAGCATCTGGCTCAAGTTGATGCACAGCTTCAACGCTGCATTGATTTCTGGGAGAAGATGGATTCCGTTCTCAGCCTGCTTTCACAAAAGACGGAGAAAGGCAATCCGTATCTGAAGAAAGTGGAGGATGAGCGATACAGGGTCAAATATCTGAAGACTCTTGATGGCTCTGAAAAA TTCTGGAAGGCATTTGGAGCCCTGTGTGGGAGATATGTGCAGATCACCAGCGGGGTTGAGGGGAAGAATCTCTATGCGTTCCTGGACGGCAGAGCAGACATCATGACGaaggaagagagaaagaaaaccatCGAGACTCTGGCAGAGCAGTTAGGAGGCACAGCGGCCCCAGCAATCCAGAGCCAGTGA